One Paraburkholderia dioscoreae DNA segment encodes these proteins:
- a CDS encoding TetR/AcrR family transcriptional regulator, translating into MSDSETQKQASARRTRGAQTAGPQAQQHLLRAADELFYREGVRAVGVDAVVERAGVNKMSLYRQFSSKDDLVMAYLERKDEQFFGYVERSFAKHPGEPAKQLQQYFDDLAVRASVDDYRGCPFVNVSVEFPDAAHPARQFVFRNKARLMTRLTELATAAGADDPVALANGLGLMIEGVYAASQTYGPGCGPILAAPKVAAQLIAAACGTAAAASDS; encoded by the coding sequence ATGTCCGATAGTGAAACCCAAAAGCAGGCCAGTGCACGCCGCACGCGCGGCGCGCAGACGGCGGGGCCGCAGGCCCAACAGCATCTGCTTCGCGCCGCGGACGAATTGTTCTACCGTGAGGGTGTGCGCGCCGTCGGCGTCGATGCGGTGGTCGAACGCGCCGGTGTGAACAAGATGAGCTTGTACCGCCAGTTTTCGTCGAAGGACGATCTGGTCATGGCTTATCTGGAGCGCAAGGACGAGCAGTTCTTCGGCTACGTGGAAAGAAGCTTCGCCAAACATCCGGGCGAGCCGGCGAAACAGCTTCAGCAATATTTCGACGACCTCGCGGTGCGCGCGTCGGTGGACGATTATCGCGGCTGTCCTTTCGTGAACGTATCGGTGGAGTTTCCGGACGCGGCACATCCGGCGCGGCAGTTCGTGTTCCGCAACAAGGCGCGGTTGATGACGCGCCTCACGGAACTCGCCACGGCGGCGGGTGCCGACGATCCGGTAGCGCTCGCCAATGGGCTAGGTTTGATGATCGAAGGCGTGTACGCAGCCAGTCAGACCTACGGGCCAGGATGCGGGCCCATTCTGGCCGCGCCGAAGGTCGCCGCGCAGTTGATCGCCGCCGCATGCGGCACGGCAGCGGCAGCTTCGGATAGCTGA